One genomic window of Streptomyces sp. WP-1 includes the following:
- a CDS encoding RDD family protein has protein sequence MDNRQAIGSWLSGPRAAMEDAGADFGYRGEQLGLPEEGPNSLARPGRRLGAIAVDWALCLLIAYSLITHGYDQGTGNWALGVFLVMSALLVGTIGFTPGKRLFGIRVVALETGTVNPLRALVRTVLLCLAIPALVWDRDGRGLHDRLAKTVEVRV, from the coding sequence GTGGACAACAGGCAGGCAATCGGATCGTGGCTCTCCGGCCCCCGCGCGGCCATGGAAGACGCCGGCGCGGACTTCGGTTACCGGGGTGAACAGCTGGGTCTTCCCGAGGAGGGCCCCAATTCCCTGGCCCGGCCGGGCAGGCGGCTCGGGGCCATCGCGGTCGACTGGGCGCTGTGCCTGCTGATCGCATACAGCTTGATCACGCATGGCTACGACCAGGGCACCGGCAACTGGGCGCTCGGCGTCTTCCTCGTGATGAGCGCCCTGCTGGTCGGCACCATCGGCTTCACCCCGGGCAAGCGCCTGTTCGGCATCCGGGTCGTGGCCCTGGAGACCGGCACGGTCAACCCGCTGCGCGCCCTGGTGCGCACCGTGCTGCTGTGCCTCGCCATCCCGGCCCTGGTCTGGGACCGCGACGGCCGCGGCCTGCACGACCGGCTGGCCAAGACGGTCGAGGTCCGGGTCTGA
- the glnA gene encoding type I glutamate--ammonia ligase translates to MFQNADEAKKFIADEDVKFIDVRFCDLPGIMQHFTVPAEAFDPDEELAFDGSSIRGFQAIHESDMALRADLSTARVDPFRRDKTVNINFFIHDPITGEQYSRDPRNVARKAEAYLASTGIADTAFFGPEAEFYVFDSVRFQTSANESFYHIDSEAGAWNTGAVDDNRGYKVRYKGGYFPVAPVDHFADLRAEISLELERSGLKVERQHHEVGTAGQAEINYKFNTLLAAADDLQLFKYIVKNVAWRNGKTATFMPKPIFGDNGSGMHVHQSLWSNGDPLFYDEAGYAGLSDTARYYIGGILKHAPSLLAFTNPTVNSYHRLVPGFEAPINLVYSQRNRSAAMRIPITGSNPKAKRVEFRAPDSSGNPYLAFSALLLAGLDGIKNKIEPAEPIDKDLYELAPEEHAGVAQVPTSLGAVLDRLESDHEFLLQGDVFTSDLIETWIDLKRTQEIAPLQLRPHPHEFELYFDV, encoded by the coding sequence ATGTTCCAGAACGCCGACGAGGCCAAGAAGTTCATCGCGGACGAGGACGTCAAGTTCATCGACGTCCGGTTCTGCGACCTGCCGGGCATCATGCAGCACTTCACCGTGCCCGCCGAGGCGTTCGACCCGGACGAGGAGCTGGCCTTCGACGGATCGTCGATCCGCGGATTCCAGGCCATCCACGAGTCCGACATGGCGCTGCGCGCCGATCTGTCCACGGCCCGTGTCGACCCGTTCCGCCGGGACAAGACGGTCAACATCAACTTCTTCATCCACGACCCGATCACGGGCGAGCAGTACTCCCGTGACCCGCGCAACGTGGCCCGCAAGGCGGAGGCGTACCTCGCCTCGACCGGCATCGCGGACACCGCGTTCTTCGGTCCCGAGGCCGAGTTCTACGTCTTCGACTCGGTGCGCTTCCAGACCAGCGCGAACGAGTCCTTCTACCACATCGACTCCGAGGCGGGCGCCTGGAACACCGGTGCGGTGGACGACAACCGCGGCTACAAGGTCCGCTACAAGGGCGGCTACTTCCCGGTCGCGCCGGTGGACCACTTCGCCGACCTGCGCGCCGAGATCTCCCTGGAGCTGGAGAGGTCCGGCCTGAAGGTGGAGCGCCAGCACCACGAGGTGGGCACGGCCGGCCAGGCGGAGATCAACTACAAGTTCAACACGCTGCTCGCCGCCGCCGACGACCTCCAGCTCTTCAAGTACATCGTGAAGAACGTGGCCTGGCGCAACGGCAAGACCGCGACCTTCATGCCGAAGCCGATCTTCGGCGACAACGGCTCGGGCATGCACGTCCACCAGTCGCTGTGGAGCAACGGCGACCCGCTGTTCTACGACGAGGCCGGGTACGCGGGCCTGTCCGACACCGCCCGCTACTACATCGGCGGCATCCTCAAGCACGCCCCGTCGCTGCTGGCCTTCACCAACCCGACGGTGAACTCGTACCACCGCCTGGTGCCGGGCTTCGAGGCGCCGATCAACCTGGTGTACTCGCAGCGCAACCGCTCCGCCGCGATGCGTATCCCGATCACCGGCTCCAACCCGAAGGCCAAGCGCGTCGAGTTCCGCGCGCCCGACTCCTCCGGCAACCCGTACCTCGCCTTCTCGGCCCTGCTCCTCGCGGGCCTGGACGGCATCAAGAACAAGATCGAGCCGGCCGAGCCGATCGACAAGGACCTCTACGAGCTGGCCCCCGAGGAGCACGCGGGCGTCGCCCAGGTCCCGACCTCCCTCGGCGCCGTCCTCGACCGCCTGGAGTCCGACCACGAGTTCCTCCTCCAGGGCGACGTCTTCACGTCCGACCTGATCGAAACCTGGATCGACCTCAAGCGCACCCAGGAAATCGCCCCCCTCCAGCTGCGCCCGCACCCGCACGAGTTCGAGCTGTACTTCGACGTGTGA
- the htpX gene encoding zinc metalloprotease HtpX — protein sequence MRSRFRSDRRLTVRMTVTMFLLGLLYVAFIAALLVLLKSWLLVVVLMGALFVAQFWFSDRIAMFAMHGRVVEREEYPELHAVVDRLCALADMPKPTVAVSEMDMPNAFATGRNPDHAVVCVTTGLLRRLEPGELEGVLAHELSHVAHKDVAVITIASFLGVVAGLLVRFAFYSQIFGGGRRDQNTAVVFAGVMGVSAAVYAISFLLIRALSRYRELAADRAAAQLTGRPSALASALTKVTGDIARIPTKDLRTAQAFNAFYFTPATGKEPGIERFFSTHPTLQQRLDQLGRISAELGETAVPPEADRA from the coding sequence ATGCGGAGCCGCTTCCGGAGCGACCGGCGGCTGACCGTGCGGATGACGGTCACCATGTTTCTGCTCGGACTGCTGTACGTGGCCTTCATCGCCGCGCTGCTCGTACTGCTGAAATCCTGGCTGCTGGTCGTGGTCCTGATGGGCGCGCTGTTCGTGGCCCAGTTCTGGTTCTCCGACCGGATCGCGATGTTCGCCATGCACGGGCGGGTCGTGGAGCGCGAGGAGTATCCCGAGCTGCACGCGGTGGTGGACCGGCTGTGCGCGTTGGCGGACATGCCGAAACCGACGGTCGCCGTGTCCGAGATGGACATGCCGAACGCGTTCGCGACGGGGCGCAATCCCGATCACGCCGTGGTCTGCGTGACCACCGGGCTGCTGCGCCGGCTGGAGCCCGGCGAGCTGGAGGGCGTGCTGGCGCACGAGCTGTCGCACGTGGCGCACAAGGACGTCGCCGTGATCACCATCGCCTCCTTCCTCGGCGTGGTCGCGGGCCTGCTCGTGCGCTTCGCCTTCTACTCGCAGATCTTCGGCGGGGGCCGCAGGGACCAGAACACCGCCGTCGTCTTCGCGGGCGTGATGGGTGTCTCGGCGGCCGTGTACGCGATCAGCTTCCTGCTGATCAGGGCGCTGTCGCGGTACCGGGAGCTGGCCGCCGACCGCGCCGCCGCGCAGCTGACCGGGCGCCCCTCGGCGCTGGCCTCGGCGCTCACCAAGGTCACCGGGGACATCGCCCGCATCCCGACCAAGGATCTGCGGACGGCCCAGGCGTTCAACGCGTTCTACTTCACCCCGGCGACCGGCAAGGAGCCCGGCATCGAGCGGTTCTTCTCCACCCACCCGACGCTCCAGCAGCGGCTGGACCAGCTGGGCCGGATCTCGGCGGAGCTGGGCGAGACGGCCGTACCGCCGGAGGCCGACCGGGCATGA
- a CDS encoding arsenate reductase family protein → MEIWINPACSKCRSAVSLLDAEGVGYTVRRYLEDVPSEDEIRAVLGRLGLEPWDITRTQEADARELGLKDWARDEGSRERWIRALSEHPKLIQRPIITADDGTALVARTEEAVREAIGHGSASA, encoded by the coding sequence ATGGAGATCTGGATCAATCCGGCCTGCTCGAAGTGCCGCAGCGCGGTCAGCCTGCTCGACGCCGAGGGGGTCGGGTACACCGTGCGCCGCTACCTGGAGGACGTGCCGAGCGAGGACGAGATCAGGGCCGTACTCGGGCGCCTCGGCCTGGAGCCGTGGGACATCACCCGGACCCAGGAGGCGGACGCCAGGGAACTGGGGCTCAAGGACTGGGCGCGGGACGAGGGTTCCCGGGAGCGCTGGATCCGGGCGCTGTCCGAACACCCGAAGCTGATCCAGCGGCCGATCATCACGGCGGACGACGGCACGGCGCTGGTGGCCCGGACGGAGGAGGCGGTCCGGGAGGCGATCGGGCACGGTTCGGCCTCCGCGTGA
- a CDS encoding CDP-diacylglycerol diphosphatase produces MSDQRNASEFPRRRFVALSGTLGAATLLTGAGVMAGTTAAANPGHGAPSPDPSCPATPPPGGTASPCPPAGLQPLCGRPTDNDPLWHDVQYCTQGITPPPPQTKPDCLKMTANYVVLHGKPENTHNYLLLPSCRITGIECPFVHADSAANYWHEAWENGRRGGSVPVQYPDIGLGINSQHARRYDQLHIHMAGIRASTQRRLQELESQGRMATQPSQWAAPGSQAPVSGPAGSGDRVYRILKLQDLQQNLFTLLYRNVVVPNSLNMADQTVIVVPKLTAAGVFAGSFYVLNSDTSLHDGTSTCDYLLVYG; encoded by the coding sequence ATGAGCGACCAGAGGAACGCGAGCGAATTCCCCCGGCGTCGATTCGTCGCCCTCTCGGGCACCCTCGGTGCCGCGACGCTGCTGACCGGCGCGGGAGTCATGGCGGGCACGACCGCCGCGGCGAATCCCGGGCACGGCGCTCCCTCGCCCGACCCGTCGTGTCCCGCGACCCCACCGCCCGGCGGGACCGCGAGCCCCTGTCCGCCCGCCGGGCTGCAACCCCTGTGCGGCAGGCCCACCGACAACGACCCGCTGTGGCACGACGTCCAGTACTGCACACAGGGCATCACCCCGCCGCCTCCGCAGACCAAGCCCGACTGCCTGAAGATGACGGCGAATTACGTCGTACTGCACGGAAAGCCGGAGAACACGCACAACTACCTCCTCCTCCCCTCCTGCCGGATCACGGGCATCGAATGCCCCTTCGTCCACGCGGACTCGGCGGCCAACTACTGGCACGAGGCCTGGGAGAACGGGAGAAGAGGGGGAAGCGTCCCCGTGCAGTACCCGGACATCGGGCTGGGGATCAACTCGCAGCACGCCCGCCGCTACGACCAGCTGCACATCCACATGGCCGGGATCAGGGCGAGCACACAGCGGCGGCTGCAGGAACTCGAATCGCAGGGCCGTATGGCCACCCAGCCCTCCCAGTGGGCCGCCCCGGGAAGCCAGGCACCCGTGTCGGGGCCCGCGGGCTCGGGCGACCGCGTCTACCGCATCCTCAAGCTCCAGGACCTCCAGCAGAACCTGTTCACGCTGCTGTACCGGAACGTGGTGGTCCCGAACTCGCTGAACATGGCGGACCAGACCGTCATCGTGGTCCCCAAGCTGACGGCCGCCGGAGTCTTCGCCGGATCCTTCTACGTCCTCAACAGCGACACGTCCCTCCACGACGGCACGAGCACGTGCGACTACCTGCTGGTGTACGGCTGA
- a CDS encoding DUF4191 domain-containing protein, whose translation MARKETAADAANAGRLKQIALTYKMTRKVDTKIGLVLAAVGLGTLAVFLVIGFLLGHPVYLGIFGLLVGLLGAAVVFGRRAERAAFGQMEGQPGAAAAVLDNVGRGWTTTPAVAMNRSQDVVHRAVGKAGIVLVAEGNPNRVKSLLAAEKKKMNRIVADVPVHDLIVGSGEGQVELKKLRTTMLKFPRVLTGPQVTATNDRLRALGDLMSNMPVPKGPMPKGMRMPKGGKSGR comes from the coding sequence ATGGCGAGGAAGGAAACCGCGGCGGACGCCGCGAATGCCGGGCGACTGAAGCAGATCGCCCTCACATACAAGATGACCCGCAAGGTCGACACCAAGATCGGCCTTGTGCTCGCGGCGGTCGGCCTCGGCACGCTCGCGGTGTTCCTCGTGATCGGCTTCTTGCTGGGCCACCCGGTGTACCTGGGCATCTTCGGCCTGCTGGTCGGCCTGCTGGGGGCGGCGGTCGTGTTCGGCCGCCGGGCCGAGCGTGCCGCCTTCGGTCAGATGGAGGGCCAGCCGGGCGCCGCGGCGGCGGTGCTGGACAACGTCGGCCGGGGCTGGACCACCACTCCGGCGGTGGCGATGAACCGCAGCCAGGACGTGGTGCACCGCGCGGTCGGCAAGGCCGGCATCGTGCTGGTCGCCGAGGGCAACCCGAACCGGGTGAAGAGCCTGCTGGCCGCCGAGAAGAAGAAGATGAACCGCATCGTCGCCGATGTGCCGGTGCACGACCTCATCGTGGGCAGCGGCGAGGGCCAGGTCGAGCTGAAGAAGCTGCGGACCACCATGCTGAAGTTCCCGCGGGTGCTGACCGGCCCCCAGGTGACCGCCACCAACGACCGGCTGCGCGCGCTCGGCGACCTGATGAGCAACATGCCGGTGCCGAAGGGTCCGATGCCCAAGGGCATGCGGATGCCGAAGGGCGGCAAGAGCGGCCGCTAG